From Microbacterium pseudoresistens, the proteins below share one genomic window:
- a CDS encoding VIT1/CCC1 transporter family protein yields MSTTLEPTAADRRRWARYLVEERAEGRVYRRLADRKQGEEREILLELAEAEHRHEQHWLGLLGGEPARLPRAGLRSRMLVGMAKRFGTVFVFALAQSAEARSPYDTEAFATAAMRADEKIHHEVVRGLAARGRRKLSGSFRAAVFGANDGLVSNLALVMGIGATGVSASFVLFSGIAGLLAGALSMGAGEFVSVRSQRELLAATESNDDVAAAAGDLDIDENELALVYRARGVEADEALVKARRVVEAAKIGARKPSTGPVAAGRHADHDLIGSDWGAALSSFLLFSSGAIIPVLPWIFGLQGLAAVVTALAMVGLALLGTGAMVGILSGGPPLCRALRQLAIGFGAAAITYALGLLFGVGVV; encoded by the coding sequence ATGTCGACCACGCTCGAGCCCACTGCCGCCGATCGCCGCCGCTGGGCCCGCTACCTCGTCGAGGAGCGCGCCGAGGGACGCGTCTATCGACGCCTCGCCGACCGCAAGCAGGGAGAGGAGCGCGAGATCCTGCTCGAGCTCGCCGAGGCCGAGCATCGTCATGAGCAGCACTGGCTGGGGCTGCTCGGGGGAGAGCCGGCCCGTCTGCCCCGCGCGGGATTGCGCTCTCGGATGCTGGTCGGGATGGCCAAGCGCTTCGGCACGGTGTTCGTGTTCGCCTTGGCGCAGAGCGCTGAGGCGCGCTCACCCTATGACACCGAGGCGTTCGCCACTGCGGCCATGCGCGCCGACGAGAAGATCCACCACGAGGTGGTGCGCGGGCTCGCCGCCCGGGGGCGCCGCAAGCTCTCGGGTTCGTTCCGGGCCGCGGTATTCGGCGCCAACGACGGGCTGGTCAGCAACCTCGCTCTCGTGATGGGGATCGGCGCCACCGGGGTCAGCGCGAGCTTCGTGCTCTTCAGCGGGATCGCGGGTCTGCTCGCCGGTGCGCTGTCGATGGGCGCGGGGGAGTTCGTCTCGGTGCGGTCGCAGCGCGAGCTGCTGGCGGCGACCGAGTCCAATGACGACGTCGCCGCGGCGGCGGGCGACCTCGACATCGACGAGAACGAGCTCGCGCTGGTCTACCGTGCCCGCGGCGTGGAGGCCGATGAGGCGCTGGTGAAGGCGCGCCGCGTCGTCGAGGCCGCCAAGATCGGTGCGCGCAAGCCCTCGACGGGGCCTGTGGCCGCGGGGCGCCACGCCGACCACGACCTCATCGGCAGCGACTGGGGTGCGGCGCTGTCGAGCTTCCTGCTGTTCTCTTCGGGAGCGATCATCCCGGTGCTGCCGTGGATCTTCGGACTGCAGGGTCTCGCGGCCGTGGTGACCGCGCTGGCCATGGTGGGTCTGGCACTGCTCGGCACCGGCGCGATGGTCGGCATCCTCTCCGGAGGACCGCCGCTGTGCCGAGCGCTGCGCCAGCTCGCGATCGGCTTCGGCGCCGCCGCGATCACCTACGCCCTGGGGCTGCTCTTCGGCGTCGGCGTTGTCTGA
- a CDS encoding HpcH/HpaI aldolase/citrate lyase family protein, whose translation MSETGVQFTMGPALLFCPADRPERYEKALARADAVILDLEDAVAPADKDAARRALVDSAATLDPTRVIVRVNAADTEHFTADLAAVRATPFRTAMLAKAEDPDPFDMLPDGVAGIALCETARGIVAAERIAAHPRVRALFWGAEDLVASLGGTSSRRLDGSYRDVARQARARVLLAAGAHGKAAIDSVHLDIADLDGLAEEAADAVASGFAATACIHPGQVETIRAAYLPDADAVREARALLDAASGERGVFRFEGRMIDEPVLRHARSVLARAEA comes from the coding sequence ATGAGTGAGACCGGCGTGCAGTTCACGATGGGCCCGGCGCTGCTGTTCTGCCCCGCGGACCGGCCGGAGCGGTACGAGAAGGCGCTCGCGCGGGCCGACGCCGTGATCCTCGATCTCGAGGACGCTGTCGCCCCCGCCGACAAGGACGCCGCTCGCCGGGCCCTGGTCGATTCCGCCGCGACCCTGGATCCGACGCGGGTGATCGTACGGGTGAACGCCGCCGATACCGAGCACTTCACCGCCGACCTCGCCGCCGTTCGCGCCACGCCGTTTCGCACGGCCATGCTCGCGAAAGCGGAGGACCCTGACCCGTTCGACATGCTGCCCGACGGCGTGGCGGGAATCGCCCTCTGCGAGACGGCCCGCGGCATCGTCGCCGCCGAGCGGATCGCCGCCCACCCCCGGGTCCGGGCGCTGTTCTGGGGCGCGGAAGACCTCGTCGCCTCACTAGGGGGAACATCCAGCCGCCGCCTGGACGGCAGCTACCGCGATGTCGCGCGACAGGCCAGGGCACGCGTGCTGCTCGCCGCAGGCGCGCACGGCAAGGCAGCCATCGACTCCGTGCACCTCGACATCGCCGATCTCGATGGATTGGCCGAAGAGGCGGCAGACGCGGTCGCGAGCGGATTCGCCGCGACCGCCTGCATCCATCCAGGGCAGGTCGAGACGATCCGTGCCGCCTATCTACCGGATGCCGATGCCGTGCGCGAGGCGCGGGCGCTGCTGGATGCAGCATCTGGCGAACGCGGGGTGTTCCGATTCGAGGGGCGCATGATCGACGAGCCGGTGCTCCGCCATGCGCGCTCCGTGCTCGCCCGAGCGGAGGCCTGA
- a CDS encoding SGNH/GDSL hydrolase family protein: MTDPEASRTPYVPNENVHPWRRFVAVGDSFTEGIGDPEPSAPGGNRGWADRVAEVLAAQVDDFAYANLAVRGKLIAQIADEQIEPAIALQPDLLSICAGGNDVIRPGTDPDDIAAQLDDAVTRLSRTGAAVVLFTGIDTGFTPVFRPFRGKVAIYNENVRAIAERHDCIVADQWGLKIIQDARFFADDRLHLNALGHHEVARMVLRALNVPNDLQEMQPDDPAPTSWREARAGDLVWARTHLVPWVLRRLRHQSSGDHVEAKRPDPSPVNVPD, from the coding sequence ATGACCGATCCGGAAGCGTCGCGGACGCCGTACGTGCCCAACGAGAACGTGCACCCCTGGCGGCGCTTCGTCGCCGTCGGCGATTCGTTCACAGAGGGCATCGGCGATCCCGAGCCGTCGGCTCCCGGCGGCAACCGCGGGTGGGCCGATCGTGTCGCCGAGGTCCTTGCTGCGCAGGTCGACGACTTCGCGTATGCGAACCTCGCCGTGCGCGGGAAGCTCATCGCGCAGATCGCCGATGAGCAGATCGAGCCGGCCATCGCCCTGCAGCCCGATCTCCTCTCGATCTGCGCCGGAGGCAACGACGTCATCCGACCGGGTACGGATCCCGACGACATCGCGGCGCAGCTGGACGACGCTGTGACCCGGCTCTCGCGCACCGGTGCCGCCGTCGTGCTGTTCACCGGGATCGACACGGGGTTCACCCCGGTGTTCCGCCCGTTTCGCGGCAAGGTCGCGATCTACAACGAGAATGTCCGCGCCATCGCCGAACGGCACGACTGCATCGTCGCCGATCAGTGGGGTCTGAAGATCATCCAGGATGCGCGCTTCTTCGCCGACGACCGGCTGCACCTGAACGCACTCGGCCACCACGAAGTCGCCCGGATGGTGCTGCGCGCGCTCAACGTGCCCAATGATCTGCAGGAGATGCAGCCTGACGACCCCGCCCCCACCAGCTGGCGCGAGGCCCGGGCGGGCGACCTCGTCTGGGCGCGCACGCACCTCGTGCCGTGGGTGCTGCGGAGGCTGCGGCATCAGTCCTCGGGAGATCACGTCGAGGCCAAGCGGCCCGACCCGTCGCCGGTCAACGTTCCCGACTGA
- a CDS encoding histidine phosphatase family protein has protein sequence MTHITLVRHGQTDWNLARRIQGATDIPLNETGRADALAAARALESRRHHHVYASPLVRATETGSIIAAHLRLAAPSLTRGLREREFGEAEGMLVDDYLTQYGGWQSEVPGAETLDQVRDRALNSLDRIAHASRRRSSPAAESIVVVTHGGVIRALLMHASSGALPREGDVLHNGSVHRFVAERGDLRLLETVPA, from the coding sequence GTGACCCACATCACCCTCGTCCGCCACGGCCAGACCGACTGGAACCTCGCACGCCGGATCCAGGGCGCCACCGACATCCCTCTCAACGAGACCGGCCGCGCCGATGCGCTCGCCGCTGCGCGGGCCCTCGAGAGCCGGCGTCATCACCATGTGTACGCAAGTCCGCTCGTGCGGGCGACGGAGACCGGCAGCATCATCGCCGCGCACCTCCGGCTCGCCGCCCCGTCCCTCACCCGGGGCCTGCGCGAGCGCGAGTTCGGCGAGGCCGAGGGCATGCTCGTCGACGACTACCTCACGCAGTACGGCGGATGGCAGTCCGAAGTCCCCGGTGCCGAGACGCTCGATCAGGTGCGAGACCGGGCCCTGAACTCTCTCGATCGCATCGCGCACGCCTCCCGGCGCCGATCCAGCCCCGCGGCGGAATCGATCGTCGTCGTGACTCATGGCGGTGTGATCCGCGCGCTGCTCATGCACGCGTCCAGCGGTGCGCTGCCGCGCGAGGGCGATGTTCTGCACAACGGATCGGTGCACCGGTTCGTCGCCGAGCGCGGCGACCTGCGGCTGCTCGAGACCGTCCCGGCCTGA
- a CDS encoding M23 family metallopeptidase → MVKAVGASLAVGALITGVTLPIATSASQATVVGASEVVGAQSYDTGDDIRAQIGPRVDFSATSEDELKEQRARAISVALASGLPLSAAVNIPVAHEVVMPLSAGSYSLTDGFGADRPGRSHLGQDFAAPVGTPIYAAMDGCVSISSESYSGYGVSIQLESIVDGEAISTLYAHMNYGTRAVQPGDCVTAGQYLGDVGSTGYVFGSCLHFEVHLNDQPIEPMGWMRKHVA, encoded by the coding sequence ATGGTGAAGGCCGTCGGCGCCTCGCTCGCCGTCGGCGCCCTCATCACCGGGGTGACACTGCCCATCGCGACCTCCGCGTCGCAGGCGACCGTTGTCGGAGCCTCCGAGGTCGTCGGCGCACAGTCGTACGACACCGGCGATGATATCCGGGCCCAGATCGGACCTCGCGTCGACTTCTCCGCGACATCCGAGGACGAGCTCAAAGAGCAGCGTGCACGGGCGATCTCCGTCGCCCTGGCCTCGGGCCTTCCGCTTTCCGCCGCGGTCAACATTCCTGTCGCGCACGAGGTGGTCATGCCCCTGAGCGCCGGCTCGTACTCCCTCACCGATGGATTCGGTGCGGATCGCCCCGGTCGCTCGCACCTGGGACAGGACTTCGCGGCACCGGTCGGCACGCCGATCTATGCCGCCATGGACGGATGCGTCTCGATTTCGTCCGAGAGCTACAGCGGGTATGGCGTCAGCATCCAGCTCGAGAGCATCGTCGACGGCGAAGCCATCAGCACGCTCTATGCGCACATGAACTACGGCACCCGTGCCGTGCAGCCAGGCGACTGCGTCACCGCCGGCCAGTACCTGGGCGATGTCGGCTCCACCGGTTACGTCTTCGGGTCGTGCCTGCACTTCGAGGTTCACCTCAACGATCAGCCGATCGAGCCCATGGGCTGGATGCGCAAGCACGTGGCCTGA
- a CDS encoding TrmH family RNA methyltransferase → MLLEHIDDADDPRLSDYRDLTDTQLRRRREPAEGLYIAESEKVIARALAAGHRPRSIMTQRRWLDGVAQLVGDVPVPIYLVPDAVAEGVTGYAVHRGALAAMQRPSDVRVPDLLDAIDARVSADSMPRRIRIAVLEDVMDHTNVGGVFRNAAALGVDAVLVTPRCADPLYRRAVRVSMGTVFQLPWTRIDAWPEALGLLGTAGFVTAGLTLVPGAITLDDLVAEDHRRLALVFGNEGEGMRAQTEQRVDRRVMIPMRNGVDSLNIAASAAVTFYATR, encoded by the coding sequence GTGCTCCTGGAACACATCGACGATGCCGACGACCCGCGCCTGTCCGACTACCGCGACCTCACCGACACCCAGCTGCGGCGTCGGCGCGAACCTGCCGAGGGCCTGTACATCGCCGAATCGGAGAAGGTCATCGCCCGGGCACTGGCCGCCGGTCATCGGCCGCGGTCGATCATGACGCAGCGCCGCTGGCTCGACGGCGTCGCCCAGCTCGTGGGCGACGTTCCGGTGCCCATCTATCTCGTCCCCGATGCTGTCGCCGAGGGCGTGACCGGATACGCCGTGCACCGTGGCGCGCTGGCCGCGATGCAGCGCCCGAGCGATGTGCGCGTACCGGATCTCCTCGACGCGATCGACGCACGGGTTTCCGCGGATTCGATGCCCCGACGCATCCGGATCGCCGTGCTCGAAGACGTCATGGACCACACGAATGTCGGCGGCGTGTTCCGCAACGCCGCCGCCCTCGGGGTGGACGCCGTGCTCGTCACGCCGCGCTGCGCGGACCCGCTGTACCGGCGGGCGGTGCGGGTGTCGATGGGCACGGTCTTCCAGTTGCCCTGGACCCGCATCGACGCCTGGCCCGAGGCGCTGGGGCTCTTGGGCACCGCGGGCTTCGTCACCGCCGGACTGACGCTGGTCCCCGGCGCGATCACGCTCGACGACCTCGTGGCCGAGGACCATCGACGTCTGGCGCTCGTGTTCGGCAACGAGGGCGAGGGGATGCGCGCACAGACCGAGCAACGGGTCGATCGGCGGGTGATGATTCCGATGAGGAACGGCGTCGACTCGCTCAACATCGCGGCCTCCGCCGCGGTGACGTTCTACGCGACGCGATGA
- a CDS encoding Sir2 family NAD-dependent protein deacetylase: protein MSTPSAQAPAAPHDGDVLPAADVSRAADVLRGRRIAVLTGAGISTDSGIPAYRGVGAPATRTPMTVQTFLASDEARRRYWAGGHLGWRTFTAAQPNEGHRALFEMERTGVSGGVITQNVDGLHLRAGSSRVVELHGTMRTVLCLRCGQVFSRGAVAAQIDEHNPWLTRPENIVLNPDGDVSPETTAGFVLPVCTVCDGMLKPDVVFFGEFVPAGRFRLAESLLASCDALLVAGSSLVVNSGIRIIERARRRGLPLVVVNLEPTRADAWATATVAGRTGDVLPALQEFLS, encoded by the coding sequence GTGAGCACACCATCAGCGCAGGCGCCCGCCGCGCCCCACGATGGCGATGTCCTCCCCGCCGCCGACGTGTCGCGCGCGGCCGACGTGCTCCGCGGTCGACGGATCGCGGTGCTCACCGGCGCGGGCATCTCGACCGACTCCGGCATCCCCGCGTATCGCGGTGTCGGCGCGCCCGCGACCCGCACGCCCATGACGGTGCAGACATTCCTCGCCTCCGACGAGGCGCGGCGGCGCTACTGGGCGGGCGGACACCTGGGCTGGCGCACCTTCACGGCCGCCCAGCCGAACGAAGGGCACCGTGCCCTCTTCGAGATGGAGCGCACGGGCGTCTCCGGCGGCGTGATCACCCAGAACGTCGACGGACTGCACCTCCGCGCCGGATCCTCCCGCGTGGTGGAGCTGCACGGCACCATGCGCACCGTGCTGTGCCTGCGCTGCGGGCAGGTGTTCTCCCGGGGCGCCGTTGCCGCGCAGATCGATGAGCACAACCCGTGGCTCACCAGGCCCGAGAACATCGTGCTCAATCCCGACGGCGACGTCTCCCCCGAGACGACGGCGGGCTTCGTGCTGCCCGTGTGCACGGTGTGCGACGGCATGCTGAAGCCGGACGTCGTCTTTTTCGGCGAGTTCGTCCCCGCCGGACGGTTCCGCCTCGCCGAATCGCTCCTCGCCTCATGCGACGCTCTGCTCGTCGCCGGGTCGTCTCTCGTCGTGAACTCCGGCATCCGCATCATCGAACGCGCCCGTCGACGCGGCCTGCCCCTCGTCGTCGTCAACCTCGAACCCACCCGCGCAGATGCGTGGGCCACCGCCACCGTCGCCGGTCGCACCGGCGACGTCCTTCCCGCACTTCAGGAGTTCCTCTCGTGA
- a CDS encoding DEAD/DEAH box helicase produces the protein MLSPSFPQRAPWGTADKLRAWQREALDDYFRADKRDYLVAATPGAGKTTFALTLAVELMRMNEVDRVIVVAPTEHLKTQWADAAARVHIRLDPRFRNSHWAPSRQYHGVVVTYAQVAARPSVHRHLTEDARTLVILDEVHHGGDALSWGDGIRDAYGPARRRLLLSGTPFRSDTAPIPFVEYVPDAEGSRVSRTDYDYGYGRALADGVVRPVLFHMYAGKMRWRTSAGDELEAHLGQDNTKDVTAQAWRTALDPEGEWMPAVLSAADRRLTEIRHHVPDAGGLVIATDQTVARAYATILRELTGERPTVVLSDEAAASGRIEQFNAGTSRWMVAVRMVSEGVDVPRLAVGVYATSSSTPLFFAQAIGRFVRARRRGEAASVFLPNVPVLMALAGELEKQRDHALGRRTKDDEGLDDSLLDAANREEEASDALTQEFSYQAISSLAHFDRVVFEGKEFGQLAEPGTPEEEEFIGIPGLLEPEHVHELLMQRQSRQTRLREAREASAGPETTTTLPAPLHRTMKEQRQLLNSLVGVYARQTGEPHGAIHAELRRLCGGPAVAQATVTQLQSRIDLLRRRVRS, from the coding sequence ATGCTCTCCCCGTCCTTCCCGCAGCGCGCCCCCTGGGGGACGGCCGACAAGCTCCGCGCCTGGCAGCGCGAAGCGCTGGACGACTACTTCCGCGCCGACAAGCGCGACTACCTCGTCGCCGCCACCCCCGGCGCCGGCAAGACGACGTTCGCTCTCACGCTCGCCGTCGAGTTGATGCGGATGAACGAGGTCGACCGCGTCATCGTCGTCGCGCCCACCGAGCACCTCAAGACGCAGTGGGCCGATGCGGCCGCGCGCGTGCACATCCGCCTCGACCCGCGGTTCCGCAACTCGCACTGGGCGCCGTCGCGCCAGTACCACGGCGTGGTCGTCACCTATGCGCAGGTCGCGGCACGCCCCTCCGTGCACCGGCACCTCACCGAAGACGCGCGCACCTTGGTGATCCTCGACGAAGTGCATCACGGAGGTGACGCGCTCAGCTGGGGGGATGGGATCCGCGACGCCTACGGGCCCGCCCGCAGACGATTGCTGCTGTCGGGCACGCCGTTTCGCAGCGACACGGCGCCGATCCCGTTCGTCGAGTACGTGCCCGACGCCGAAGGGTCGCGCGTATCGCGCACCGATTACGACTACGGCTACGGTCGCGCCCTCGCCGACGGCGTCGTGCGCCCGGTGCTGTTCCACATGTACGCCGGAAAGATGCGCTGGCGCACCAGCGCGGGCGACGAACTGGAGGCTCATCTCGGGCAGGACAACACCAAGGACGTCACAGCACAGGCCTGGCGCACGGCGCTGGATCCGGAAGGCGAGTGGATGCCCGCCGTGCTGTCGGCGGCCGACAGGCGGCTCACCGAGATCCGCCATCACGTGCCCGACGCCGGAGGGCTGGTGATCGCCACCGACCAGACCGTCGCCCGCGCGTACGCGACGATTTTGCGCGAGCTGACGGGGGAGCGGCCGACGGTGGTGCTCTCGGACGAGGCGGCCGCCTCCGGCCGAATCGAGCAGTTCAACGCGGGCACGAGCCGCTGGATGGTCGCGGTGCGCATGGTGTCGGAGGGCGTCGATGTGCCCCGCCTCGCCGTGGGCGTGTACGCGACGTCGTCGTCGACTCCGCTGTTCTTCGCACAGGCGATCGGTCGTTTCGTGCGAGCCAGGCGCCGTGGCGAAGCGGCGAGCGTGTTCCTGCCCAACGTGCCCGTGCTCATGGCCCTCGCCGGTGAGCTGGAGAAGCAGCGCGATCATGCTCTCGGTCGCAGGACGAAGGACGACGAGGGACTCGACGATTCGCTGCTGGACGCGGCCAATCGCGAAGAGGAGGCGTCTGACGCGCTGACGCAGGAGTTCAGCTATCAGGCGATCTCGTCGCTCGCGCACTTCGACCGAGTCGTCTTCGAGGGCAAGGAGTTCGGCCAGCTCGCCGAGCCCGGTACGCCCGAAGAGGAGGAGTTCATCGGCATCCCCGGCCTGCTCGAGCCGGAGCACGTGCACGAGCTGCTCATGCAGCGCCAGTCGCGGCAGACGCGACTGCGCGAGGCGCGGGAGGCCTCGGCGGGGCCCGAGACCACCACGACGCTTCCCGCGCCCCTGCATCGCACCATGAAGGAGCAGCGGCAGCTGCTCAATAGCCTGGTCGGCGTGTACGCGCGACAGACGGGCGAGCCGCACGGCGCGATCCACGCCGAGCTGCGGCGCCTGTGCGGCGGGCCCGCCGTCGCCCAGGCCACGGTCACCCAGCTGCAGTCGCGGATCGATCTGCTCCGCCGCCGCGTCCGCTCCTGA